The genomic stretch GCCAGGGCATCGAGGTACTCGGCCAGATCGTGTAGATAAACCACTGGCTTAGCGCGCGCCGAACAGTGCAAGCGCTTCACCTCCAGGGCGATTCGACCAGCCTTGATTTCGCTCAGCAGGTATCGGTCTGTGCGGATGTGCGTGAAATATTGCTCACGCACTGCAGTCAAGGTGGGGCAGGGCGTTGCGAACTGGCGCCGTAGTTGGTCGAGTGTGTGACTCATGCTACTTCCTCCCCGTGCCCCTCCAATGGGGGCAGCAACTTCATGCGGATCAGCTCAGCAAGGCCGTCTTTGCTTTTACCCATGGCTGCTGCACAGACGTGACCCTCTCGGTCAGCTACAACGGCGCCGTAGGGGTATTCCGGCGATTTGGTTGGGGTGACGTAGGCGATGTGGCCTTCACCAATGACCGCATCGACGCAGCGGAACACCTCGGCCAGTTCAGCGCTGACCGCTGGTAACGCCTCGAGCAACTGGACCGCTTCGGCGGATGCGCCAATCAGCGTGGCGCGACTGATGACGGTTGGATGATTGAGAAACATCGGAACCAGCTTCAGTGCGCCGATGGCTTGGGTGATAGCGTTCTGGCTCATGCTGCGGCTTCCTTGTGCGTGACAGTGATGTTCAGTTTTTTTGCGATCCACTTGACGCCTTCTTCCTTCACCATCACTACGACGTAGTGCCGATAGCGATTGGTTTTTCCGATCTGGACGCTGCGCGGATCCGAGAACAGGTAGCCCCGGTCGCGGTGATGGCTGGCCAGGTCCCCGTCATTGGTTAGGATGCGCAGTTCCCGCAACCTGGTGCGGAAGGCGCGGGGCTTGAGGCCGAGCACGGCGGCCGTTTGATCCAAGGTGCGGTTCATGGCGCTGTCCTCAGGCTGCGAGCAGTTCTCGAACGTTGTTCAGCAGTGCTTCCGACTCGGCCAGCATTTGCTGAATTTGTGCCGTGCGAGTGGGTTGTTCTGGCGGCGGCGCCGGCTCTGCCGACTCAATGCGACCGTTCGCAATGTCCTGGATGAAATCCCGGAGGTGCAGGTGATTGGCCCGATCTGAGCGCTTGAGGGTCAGTTCGCCTGTGTGGCCCCCAAAGTCCACGCTGATGACCGCGCTGTCGTCGGTGAGCTCTACTTCAAAGCTCGCATGGATGGTTTGCTCTGGCCGTAGAAGAGGGCAAACGGCGGTTCCTCCTGCCTGAAGCATCTGATGCAGCAACTCTTGTTTTGCGAGCGGGATACGGTAGTTGTTCATGCTGCGTCACCTCCCCAAGGGCCGGATTCGCCGGTGGCGAAAGGGCGAGCACGAAGGGTGGCGGCAAGGCGACCGATGTTGATGATCACCAACAGGCCGGTACGTTTTTGAATGGTTTCTACGGCAGCGGGGTTAGTGCTGGCTGCCGGATGTAAGTAAACCGGGCAGCGGGTGTTGCTGTGATGCGTGGTTTGCATGGCTCGTACTCTTTGGTGAGAGGTGTACGGCGCAAACGATACAAATGCGTATTGATCCAGTCAATACTCATTTGAATTGATTTTGTGGTCAAGCATAAAAAAGCCCGCGATGAGCGGGCTTCCTTCATGTCGCAGCTTCAGAAGATTTCAAGCTTGGAGAATACAACCCCGCAAATGATCGCGTCGTTTTCTAACTCGATGATTGGCTCCGGCCAGGCCGGATTCAAGGGTTTCAAGAACCTACGATTTCCCTCCATGACTAATTGCTTGAACGTTGCTTCTTGGCTGTTGACCAATTTGGCTATTACCAATGAGCCATTTTCGGCGTCCTTGGCTGGATCTACAAAGATGATATCGCCATCTCGAAAAGAGCGACGTTCGTGTTGGTTGAACATGGACAGACCACGAACCCTAAGTGCGTAGGTCTGACGGCTATGGGATGCAGCACACGGCAGCCAAATCTCGGCATCATCAAGCGTGCGCACATCTTCAATCTCGCACCAAGCTCCTGCTTGTACCCATGAAATCAATGGGACATATCCTTTAATTGCCGGCCCGGGTTCGACGTTTGACTCTGCAGATGGGTGGTGGATTTGGCTTGGATTGGGGTCCTTGTGTTCGCCTCCGTTCCAAAGCCAGTTGCTACTGACCTTAAGAGCCTTCGCAATTTTTTCAACGTTGTCGTGACGAGGGCTGGAAACCGCATTCGTCACGATCCTGTGAATGGTGGGCTGGGGTACGCCGGAGCGACGGCCTAGTTCCCCTTCGGATAAGTCTAGTTCCACCATGCGTTGAGCGATGCGGTCCCCAATCACTTTTCTTCTGCCTTGATTCAAAAACGTATCGGAGATTGTATTGAATCGTTCAATACGTTTGTGTATTGTTGCGGCCAATGCGAAAGCGCATCGGTGAACAATATGACTATCCAAGAAATGCTTGCGGTGCTTCTGCGGTCTGGCTTGTCCCAGCGCGTGATCGCCGAGCGTGTTGGTACAACACAGCCAACTATCAATCGTGCCGCTAAAGGTGCTGACGTTCGCTATGTGACGGGGAAGGCCATTGAGCGCCTATACACCGAAGAACAAGAAACCGCAGGCTTGAAGTCGGCGGCTTAAAAAGGGTGCCGGGCTGGGGCCTCTCACCAAAGATCCCCCAGCCCAGCTACGACGATACACAGCACATGCACATCGGTCGTGGTCGTAGGATAGGGTTTGCCCTGGTCTATGGCTACACCGTAAACGGGGTATTTACGGTTATGAGTCGCATCAATCAATCACCGGCCTCTGCGCCGGTTCTTTCCCTTCGCAAGGCAATCTACCGGGCAGCCCATGACTACAAAGGTGGTGTGACTGCCTTGGCGCTCGACATGGTCATGGATTACGACGGTCTGCAAAAGAAGGTCAAACACGACTTTGAACAACGCTGGCTGGATCCTGACGAGTTAGAGGAACTGATCCGCCTGACGGCAAATCCTTTGCTGCTGGACGCGCTTGTTCGGCCTGCCGGGATGGTCTGGTACAAGCCCGTAGCAGCTGCACCGACAAAAGATGCATTGCTCGCGGTCAGCAAGGTGCTGCACGAAACAGGTCTGTTTGTTTCCAGCATGCATGAAGGTGCAGCCGACAACATCTGGGAGCTGTCCGAAGTCCAGTTGCTGGAAAAACATGGTGCAGACGTGATCCGTGCCGTGCTGGGCATCATGGCTGGTGCCCGTCTGGCAATGGAGGACCGTCTCCATGGCTGATGATATCGACCGCGCTAACGACCAGGCGCAATACCTGCTCGACATGGCCATCCATCGGAGTCGGCAGGTGCCGACGAATCGAGTTAGTGCGCAGTTCTGTGATGATTGTGATGAGCCCATCCCGTTGCTTCGCCAGCAGACCATTGCAGGTTGCGAAACCTGTGTCAGCTGCCAGGAGTTGCGGGAGCGGCGCAGATGAGTGATCCGGGCAATGGAATGCCCACTGCTGAGTGGGCAAGGCGCTACATAGATACCTTCGGATTAGCCTTGGTTCCAATCGAGCCAGGGGAGAAGGGGCCGAAAGGTAGGGGTTGGAACAAGCCCGGCGGATACATCACGGACGCAGCGAAGGCAGTTGAGCTCTGGCAGAAGAAGCCCGGGCACAACCTAGGGGTGGTGCTTGGCCCTAGTCGGATCTGCTCGCTGGACGTCGATGATGTGCAGTGGACTCGGCATGTTCTTTATGACCAGCTGGAAATCGATCTGGATGCTATGGCGCTGGTGTTCCCGACTGTGGTCGGCAACCCGGCACGTTTTCGCATCATGTTTCGAGTTCCAGAGGGCGTTGAGCTGACCCGCCATTCGTTGGCGTGGCCGAACGAGAAGGATCCCGACGGTTCGATCCACAGGGCGCTGACTGCCAAGATCAAAGCAGCCAAGGACGCGGGTGATGTCGCTGGCGAAGTTGAGGCGCGAGCCGAGGCTGAGGAGTACCAGCGCATCACAGTGTTTGAACTGCGCGGCGGCTTGGTGCAGGACGTGTTGCCGCCTTCGATTCACCCAGGAACAGGGAAACCGTACACCTGGCGCACGCCACCGAGTGCTGCTGATGGGTTGCCAGAGCTCACTCCCGAACTGCTGGCGATCTGGAACAACTGGGACGCCTTCAAGCGTGACGCCGAGGCCGCGTGCCCTTGGGCACCGAAACTGGCTCTTGCGCCGGGCAAGCCGATTACTCGGATGGCGCCGGTGAAGGGCAAGCAGCCCTCAGTGATCGATGAGTTCAATCGCGGCCATGATGTGCAAGAGCTGCTGCGCAGCCATGGCTATATCAAACGCGGTAGCAAGTGGCTTTATCCTCAAAGCAGTACGGGCTTACCGGGCATCACGGTGAGCGACGAGGGGAGGGTCTATTCGCACCATGGAGCTGATCCGCTGGCCAACGGGCATCAGAACGATGCCTTTGAGGTGTTCTGCTTACTCGAGCACGGCGGTGATCAGTCCCAAGCGGTCAAGGCTGCGGCGCGTATGTTGGGTATGCAGCATTCATCGGCTCCAGACTCGCGTGATCTTCCCCCCACCCCATCTGCTGAACCGAGCGGGCAGAGCCAAGTGGGTGAGGGCGCGTCCAGTGATGTTGCTCCGGCTACTGACGGGGGCGCGGGGGAGGCATTGACGCTTGAACAGGTGCTCCGTCGCTTTGCGCTGGTCGAGGGCACCACGCAAGTGTGGGATTGCGACCAGTCTCGGGTGATGAAGAAGGCCGCATTTGAAGCGCGTGTGGGCAAGCCTCTGGCCAAAGCGTGGCTGGATGACATGGACAAACGGTTGATTGCAGATGATCACGTCCGCGACATCGAGCAAGCGCGGCGGATGGCGAGCAAGAAGGGCGGGGCGTTGGGTATGCCACCGACTGACCGTTATGTGTACATCGACGGGACCAAGGATGTTTGGGATCGGGAGAAAAAGCGGCGTATTGCTGAAGGCGCGGTGAAGATGGCGCTCGGCGACACCTATCCGCTGTGGCTCAACAGTAGTGAGCGGCGCACAGTGGATGTCGAACACATCGTGTTTGATCCGACCATGAGCAAAGACCCTGTCGTGTACATTAATACCTTTGATGGTCTGCCGCTCGAGCCAATCCGGGATGACGAAGCCTGCGCCAATCTGCGTTGGCTGATTTCCTTTTTGTGCAACCACGACGAAGCGGCGGCTCAATGGCTGATCCGTTGGCTGGCGTTCCCGTTGCAGCACTTGGGCGCCAAAATGGACACCGCCGTGCTGATGCACTCGATCATGGAGGGCTCGGGTAAAAGCCTGCTGTTCGCCGATGCGCTGGGCATGCTGTATGGCCAGTACGCTGCCACGGTTGGCCAGACGCAGTTGGAGAGCAACTTCAACGCCTGGCAAAGCCGCAAGTTGTGGTCCGTCTTCGAAGAGGTTGTCAGTCGTGATCAGCGTTACAACCAGGTGGGCAAGATCAAGCACCTGATCACCGGCAAGACGGTGCGGATGGAATCGAAGTTCATCAACGGTTGGGAGGAAGCCAACCACATGAACGCGGTGTTCCTGAGCAACGAAATCTTGCCGTGGCCGATCAGTGAAAGCGACCGGCGGATGCTGGTGATGTGGCCTATGGAAACCTTGCCGGTCGAGCGGCAAAAGGCGATCGGTAGAGAGCTGGAACAGGGCGGCGTCGCGGCGCTGTACGGCTGGTTGTTGTCGGTCGATCTGGGTGACTTCAACCAGCGGACGCGACCACCCTCGACGGATGCCCGTGAACGCTTGGTGGCCTTGAGTCGGGCCGGGTGGCAGACGTTCTTGCATCTGTGGAAGTACAGCGAATTGGGCCACGGACTTTGGGGGCCGTGCCTGTCGACCGACCTCTATTCGCTGTTCCTCGAATGGTGCCAGCGCAATAAAGAGCATGTGATGAGTCAGACGAAGTTCTCTCTGTTCATCAGCTCCGAGGTCGATAAAACGCGTGCCATTCCCTGGACCGATGGTAACAACCGGCGCTTTGGCGCGTTCTTCTTTCCCGTTGATCAGGACGCTTCCCCGCCCCCATCACTGAAGGCGGCCGAGCTGGGCAAGCAGGTCGAAAACTGGCGGGCCAAAGCGAAGCTTGCGGGTTGGCATGTCGACAGCTGGGACCACATTAAGGCGGCTGCCGCATGACTACAGCTAAAAGTGTGTTGGGTGTGTCGGGTGTGTGTTGGGTTGATTTCAGATACCCCACACAGATTGGAGCCTTATATTTCGGCGGTTTGCCGGCTTTGTGTCGGGTGTGTTGGGTTTCGCTACGCGTGTGCGCATGCGTGACGTTAGAGGGTCGGTTTCTGATGGCTGATTATTTTCTTCATGCGAGAACAGAAATACCCAACAAACCCAACACACTAAACACAATTCGATTGAAGCTATTGATTTTAAAGGTTTTTGTGTGTGTTGGGTTTGTGTTGGGTGTGGTGTTTTTTGTGTTGGGTTCGGTTGTCGGAGGGATTCAGGGATGATTGACGATATCGAGAGCTTGATGCGGCATTGGGGCGAGCAGTTGGGCCAGTACGGCCATGAGGCCAGCTTGGGCAGCCAGATGGGCACAATCATGGATTGGAAAGGTAGCGCACCGCGTGGAACGCCTGGGACTCGGCCGCTCATCGGTGGCGGTTCAGGGATGGACTACGCCGCCGCCCAGGTCGACGCGGCCATCATGGAGCTTGAAAACCGCGACGAACGTGGGCTGAAGTTAGCGAGTCTGGCTCGACTGCGTTATGGCCATAGCGTTCCGGTGCGCCAACAGATGCAGGAAATTGGCTTGGCGGAAGGCGCTGACCGTACCTATCGCAATTGGGTCCATGCACTACATCAGCAAGTGATGGTGATCCTGATGGCACGCATGGGGGTCGCCCGTGCCCATCCCGTTCGTCGGGGTGGCTTACCTCAAGCCTGCGTCAAAGTTGCGTCAAAGTCGCGTCGAAACGAATGACCGAAAATACCCCCTTTTCGGTTTTTCCGGAGGAGGGTAAAAAGTCTCCACGATCTGGAATCTGCGCCTTGGTGCTGACCTCGCACGTGCTGTGCAGCTTCATCCGGCCCTCCCTGAGCCGGTCACCTAACCCCGCTTCGGCGGGGTTTTTCATTCCAATGCCGAGGAGGCAACGCATGTCGACTGAACAGGAGGTCCAGCAGTCGCTGGCCGATCTTCCTACCTGGCTGCTGATTCTGGTGGCGCTCGCGGGTTTAACCGGGGAGATGTGGCGTGCTGATGCGGCAGGGATGGCGGTGCCGGTGTTGGTGAAGCGGGTGCTGTTGCGCTTCGGTGCTTCTGCCGTTTTTGGTCTCGCGACGGTGATGCTCGCCACGGCACTGGGGTGCAGTTTGATGACTGCCGCTGCAATAGGCAGCGTTGTGGCTTGTCTCGGTGCCGATATGGCCAGCGGGCTGTACGCTCGTTGGTTGGCAAAGCGGGCAGGGATCTGCGAGGCACCGTCGACCGGTGGCGGACAGGCATGAATTCGCCGGGGACCCTGGGAATATTCGTGGGGTACGGGGTAGGAAACCCGCGGGAAAGTGTTAGCGGCTAGGTTTACCACGTTGGTTGACAGAGGTTGACGGTGGTTGACAGCCCTAGGTTGACAGGAGGTTTACATGACCATTTTGAGTCGCACGGAATATGCGGCAAGTAAGGGCTGGTCCCGCCAGTACGTTGGTAAATTGGCACAGCGTGGCCGTCTTGTTCTGACGCTGGACGGAAAGGTGGACGTTGAGGCAAGCGAGCAATACCTCGCGATGACCAGCGATCCTTCCCGCAGTAATTCCCTTGGCAACACTCCGCTGGTCATCGGCCACCAAGAGCAAGAGCCCACGTTCCCACATACATCGCCGGGCGCGATTCCCACGGCTGCGCCGGACTACCAAAAAGCCCGAACCCGGCTTGCGCTGGCCCAGGCTGAAAAGGCCGAGGGCGAAGTACTCAAGGCGAACGGTGAGTTGGTGGAGCGATCAGTTGTCGATGAGGCGGCTTTCGCATCGGGTCGGATGGTTCGCGATCTTCTCTTGGCGCTGCCGCCCAAGCTCGCCCCAGAACTGTCAGCAATGAATGATCCTTGGGATATCGAAAAGCACCTGATGAAAGAGCTCCGTAGTGTGCTTGAGGATGCCGAGCGCATTTCCACAGAAGACTTTATTCACGCTGTAACGACTACGAGCTAAACCTATGCCTGCCGAATATGCCAACGGTGCAGAGGTGTACCGCGAGGCGTATTACCGTGGGCTGCGTCCAGAGCCAGCGCTTTGGGTTGATGAGTGGGCCGATGAGTACATGCGTATCCCGCGTGATACCGGTGCTGCCGAACCAGGAAAATACCGTACATCGCGAACACCCTACGCTCGCGAGCCGATGCAATGCTTGTCGCCATCGCATCGGTGCAAACGTGTGGTCACTATGGTGGCCTCGCAACTTATGAAAACGCAGATTGCCTTGAATTGGATTGGTGGTCTGATCCACATGGCGCCTTCCAACATCCTCACCTTGTTGCCGAGTTTGGGGCTGGCCAAGCGGGTGTCCTCGCGGATTAGCAAGACGATCAAGGCAACGCCCGTATTGCGGGAGCGTGTCGCCTCCAGTCGTTCGCGTGATGCGCGCAACACCATGGACACCAAAGAGTTTGAGGGTGGTTCGTTGTACGTCACCACCGCCGGCTCGGCAGCGAACCTGTCGGAGCTGTCGGCACGCTACATTTACGGCGACGAGATCGACCGATGGGAGGTAGACATCGGCGAGGAGGGCGATCCCATCGAACTCGCGGAAACCCGGGGCAGTACCTTCGGCCGCAACGCCAAGTTCTACTTCTCCAGCTCACCGACCATCAAGGGCGCCTCGCGGATCTCCGACCTGTTCGAGGGCAGCGACCAGCGTTATTACTACGTGCCATGTCCGACCTGCGGGCACATGCAGACCTTGGAATGGGAGCGCCTTCACTACTCCAAGGACTACAGCGTGGTGCACTACCAGTGTGCGGAGCCTGAATGTGACGTGTTGATCGAGGAATTCAACAAGGGCGAAATGCTCGCCAAAGGCGAGTGGCGCGCCCATGCCGAGGGCGACGGCGAGACGGTCGGGTTTCACCTCAACGCGCTGTACTCGCCGCTGGGCTGGATGGACTGGAAGTCCCTGGCCAAGCAATTCGAGAAGGCAAAAAAGGCCCAGGCCAAGGGTGATCTTGAGCCCATGCAGGTGTTCTACAACACCCGTCTCGCCAAAGTCTGGGACAGTGCGCAGGAGCAAACCAAGGCCGAAGTGCTGATTGCTCGGGCGCGGTTGGAGGCTTACACCCTCGGCACGATGCCGGCCGGTGTGCTGATGCTGACTGGCGCCGTCGACGTCCAGGCCAACCGCCTGGAGCTGATGGTGATGGGCTATGGCGTTGGCATGGAACGTTGGGTCGTTGACCACCAGGTGATCTGGGGCGATCCGGCGGACGAGCGCACATGGGCGGTACTGGACGAAAAGCTCAAGGTTCGTTATCGGCATCCTTGCGGTGTCGGGTTGGCGATCCTCGCCACCGGTGTTGACTCCGGCGGTCACCACACCGATGAGGTCTATCAGTTCTGCCGCGTCCGTCGCTGGCGAAACATCTTCGCCATCAAGGGCGCGAGTAAGCCTGGCAGGCCGGTGATTGCGCAGCGCCCGTCCATGGTCGACGTGACCTGGAAGGGCCAGACCGAACGTAACGGTGCCGAACTTTGGTTCGTGGGTACCGACACCGCGAAGGACTGGATCTACAACCGATACCCGTTCGAGTCCGGGCCGGGCGTGTTGCACTTCGCCAACGACCTGCCGGACGACTTCTTTGTCCAGTGTGTTGCAGAGCGCAAGGTCGCCCGCTATGTGCACGGTCACAAACGCATCGAGTGGGTCAAGGGCAAGGCCGAGCGTAACGAAGCGCTCGATCTGATGGTGTATTGCCTGGCCATGGCGCACTACTTGGGCATCAACCGGTATCAGGAACATGACTGGGACCGGGTCCGGCAGTCGTTGGCGCAGTCGGGGTTGTTCGACGA from Pseudomonas sp. S04 encodes the following:
- a CDS encoding bifunctional DNA primase/polymerase; the encoded protein is MSDPGNGMPTAEWARRYIDTFGLALVPIEPGEKGPKGRGWNKPGGYITDAAKAVELWQKKPGHNLGVVLGPSRICSLDVDDVQWTRHVLYDQLEIDLDAMALVFPTVVGNPARFRIMFRVPEGVELTRHSLAWPNEKDPDGSIHRALTAKIKAAKDAGDVAGEVEARAEAEEYQRITVFELRGGLVQDVLPPSIHPGTGKPYTWRTPPSAADGLPELTPELLAIWNNWDAFKRDAEAACPWAPKLALAPGKPITRMAPVKGKQPSVIDEFNRGHDVQELLRSHGYIKRGSKWLYPQSSTGLPGITVSDEGRVYSHHGADPLANGHQNDAFEVFCLLEHGGDQSQAVKAAARMLGMQHSSAPDSRDLPPTPSAEPSGQSQVGEGASSDVAPATDGGAGEALTLEQVLRRFALVEGTTQVWDCDQSRVMKKAAFEARVGKPLAKAWLDDMDKRLIADDHVRDIEQARRMASKKGGALGMPPTDRYVYIDGTKDVWDREKKRRIAEGAVKMALGDTYPLWLNSSERRTVDVEHIVFDPTMSKDPVVYINTFDGLPLEPIRDDEACANLRWLISFLCNHDEAAAQWLIRWLAFPLQHLGAKMDTAVLMHSIMEGSGKSLLFADALGMLYGQYAATVGQTQLESNFNAWQSRKLWSVFEEVVSRDQRYNQVGKIKHLITGKTVRMESKFINGWEEANHMNAVFLSNEILPWPISESDRRMLVMWPMETLPVERQKAIGRELEQGGVAALYGWLLSVDLGDFNQRTRPPSTDARERLVALSRAGWQTFLHLWKYSELGHGLWGPCLSTDLYSLFLEWCQRNKEHVMSQTKFSLFISSEVDKTRAIPWTDGNNRRFGAFFFPVDQDASPPPSLKAAELGKQVENWRAKAKLAGWHVDSWDHIKAAAA
- a CDS encoding phage antirepressor KilAC domain-containing protein encodes the protein MNRTLDQTAAVLGLKPRAFRTRLRELRILTNDGDLASHHRDRGYLFSDPRSVQIGKTNRYRHYVVVMVKEEGVKWIAKKLNITVTHKEAAA
- a CDS encoding LexA family protein; amino-acid sequence: MDSHIVHRCAFALAATIHKRIERFNTISDTFLNQGRRKVIGDRIAQRMVELDLSEGELGRRSGVPQPTIHRIVTNAVSSPRHDNVEKIAKALKVSSNWLWNGGEHKDPNPSQIHHPSAESNVEPGPAIKGYVPLISWVQAGAWCEIEDVRTLDDAEIWLPCAASHSRQTYALRVRGLSMFNQHERRSFRDGDIIFVDPAKDAENGSLVIAKLVNSQEATFKQLVMEGNRRFLKPLNPAWPEPIIELENDAIICGVVFSKLEIF
- a CDS encoding phage holin family protein produces the protein MSTEQEVQQSLADLPTWLLILVALAGLTGEMWRADAAGMAVPVLVKRVLLRFGASAVFGLATVMLATALGCSLMTAAAIGSVVACLGADMASGLYARWLAKRAGICEAPSTGGGQA
- a CDS encoding pyocin activator PrtN family protein, which encodes MSHTLDQLRRQFATPCPTLTAVREQYFTHIRTDRYLLSEIKAGRIALEVKRLHCSARAKPVVYLHDLAEYLDALATKKAA
- a CDS encoding TraR/DksA C4-type zinc finger protein encodes the protein MADDIDRANDQAQYLLDMAIHRSRQVPTNRVSAQFCDDCDEPIPLLRQQTIAGCETCVSCQELRERRR
- a CDS encoding phage terminase large subunit family protein — translated: MPAEYANGAEVYREAYYRGLRPEPALWVDEWADEYMRIPRDTGAAEPGKYRTSRTPYAREPMQCLSPSHRCKRVVTMVASQLMKTQIALNWIGGLIHMAPSNILTLLPSLGLAKRVSSRISKTIKATPVLRERVASSRSRDARNTMDTKEFEGGSLYVTTAGSAANLSELSARYIYGDEIDRWEVDIGEEGDPIELAETRGSTFGRNAKFYFSSSPTIKGASRISDLFEGSDQRYYYVPCPTCGHMQTLEWERLHYSKDYSVVHYQCAEPECDVLIEEFNKGEMLAKGEWRAHAEGDGETVGFHLNALYSPLGWMDWKSLAKQFEKAKKAQAKGDLEPMQVFYNTRLAKVWDSAQEQTKAEVLIARARLEAYTLGTMPAGVLMLTGAVDVQANRLELMVMGYGVGMERWVVDHQVIWGDPADERTWAVLDEKLKVRYRHPCGVGLAILATGVDSGGHHTDEVYQFCRVRRWRNIFAIKGASKPGRPVIAQRPSMVDVTWKGQTERNGAELWFVGTDTAKDWIYNRYPFESGPGVLHFANDLPDDFFVQCVAERKVARYVHGHKRIEWVKGKAERNEALDLMVYCLAMAHYLGINRYQEHDWDRVRQSLAQSGLFDEALDIKPVQGERVTTAISTSPVAATVQPTPTPAAPVAPSRPVATPPQRRSSASGYLKRR
- a CDS encoding phage regulatory CII family protein, translated to MSRINQSPASAPVLSLRKAIYRAAHDYKGGVTALALDMVMDYDGLQKKVKHDFEQRWLDPDELEELIRLTANPLLLDALVRPAGMVWYKPVAAAPTKDALLAVSKVLHETGLFVSSMHEGAADNIWELSEVQLLEKHGADVIRAVLGIMAGARLAMEDRLHG